In Synergistaceae bacterium, a genomic segment contains:
- the purL gene encoding phosphoribosylformylglycinamidine synthase subunit PurL yields MDFQKVGLSKSEYDSILKILDRNPNHLELELIGVMWSEHCSYKSTRPLLKTFPQEGKYVLQGQGENAGVVNMGEGWGFAFKVESHNHPSAVAPFHGAATGIGGIMRDIIAMGARPSVAMDGLFLGDPQLKKTQTLAEKITDGTAFYGNTIGIPIVGGKTFYSPSFNDNPLVNVFGAGFVRLDKITSSQTANPGEIAVILGSKTGRDGIAGASFASRELDDVAQTHQTNIPIGDPFEEKLIVECCLDILENNLITSMQDMGAAGILSSSSEIAQKSGCGIDIQVLNIPLREEGMEPWEIFLSETQERMLLIVKEENLNEVFAIAKHYGLDCDAIGTLTDNLLYRVFKGEEEIASLPIDILGETPVINWPSTEPEDLKKRQEIDFGSLETSSPLNDLLDLLRHSNGRSKHEIWEQFDSMVQLNTIMGPGSPVAAIEVPETKRACLMAMEAEPWKCFTDPYLGASETMASSLRKIWLSGAEALGMTNCLNFASPEKPEKFYELEYCIKGLADTSRELGCPVVSGNVSLYNETPLGSIYPTPLVVTAGLILNRDNILKSGKTKESDKIYLVGNIDGSLGASRYQKIKNKKPLGKTVEPNYLNEKLFKERAIQTAHKKTANSGRVISGGGIAVALANEAIDSEIGMKIDLKPHTTIESLLFSEGGARAVYSVPEENSTEFEMIWEGFPFLCIGRATGKSFSWDNIFSVSLEEITKAFNREE; encoded by the coding sequence ATGGATTTTCAAAAGGTTGGACTCTCTAAATCTGAATATGACTCTATTTTAAAAATTTTAGATAGAAACCCTAATCACCTTGAATTAGAACTTATAGGGGTTATGTGGTCTGAGCATTGCAGCTATAAATCAACACGTCCACTATTAAAAACCTTCCCTCAAGAGGGAAAGTATGTTCTTCAAGGGCAGGGTGAAAATGCCGGTGTCGTTAATATGGGCGAAGGATGGGGATTTGCTTTTAAAGTAGAAAGTCATAATCATCCTTCTGCAGTAGCGCCTTTTCATGGAGCTGCAACCGGAATTGGCGGGATTATGAGAGATATCATAGCAATGGGGGCTCGACCTTCCGTCGCAATGGACGGGCTCTTCTTAGGAGATCCTCAACTTAAAAAAACACAAACTCTTGCAGAAAAAATAACAGATGGCACAGCCTTTTATGGTAACACTATCGGTATTCCTATTGTCGGTGGAAAAACATTTTACTCTCCCTCTTTTAATGACAATCCTTTAGTAAACGTCTTTGGAGCAGGATTTGTTCGTCTTGACAAAATAACTAGTTCACAAACAGCCAATCCAGGAGAAATTGCAGTTATACTCGGATCAAAAACAGGAAGAGACGGTATTGCGGGAGCTTCATTTGCTTCTCGCGAATTAGACGATGTGGCACAAACACATCAAACTAATATCCCAATTGGCGACCCTTTTGAAGAAAAACTTATTGTAGAGTGCTGTCTTGATATTCTTGAAAATAATCTTATAACCTCAATGCAAGATATGGGAGCTGCGGGGATACTTTCTTCATCTAGTGAAATAGCACAAAAAAGTGGATGTGGCATTGATATACAAGTTCTTAACATTCCTTTGAGAGAAGAAGGCATGGAGCCTTGGGAAATATTTTTATCAGAAACACAGGAACGTATGCTCCTTATTGTAAAAGAAGAAAATTTAAATGAAGTGTTTGCCATAGCAAAACACTACGGATTAGATTGTGATGCGATAGGCACATTAACAGACAATCTGCTTTATAGAGTGTTCAAAGGTGAGGAAGAAATCGCAAGTTTGCCCATCGATATTCTAGGAGAGACACCTGTCATAAACTGGCCTTCAACTGAACCAGAAGACCTAAAAAAACGTCAAGAAATTGACTTCGGATCCTTAGAAACTAGTTCTCCTTTAAATGATCTACTTGATTTATTACGTCACTCAAATGGAAGAAGCAAACATGAAATTTGGGAACAATTTGATTCTATGGTTCAGCTTAACACCATAATGGGACCAGGCTCACCCGTAGCTGCCATAGAAGTCCCTGAAACCAAACGGGCTTGTTTGATGGCCATGGAGGCGGAACCCTGGAAGTGTTTTACAGACCCCTACTTAGGTGCAAGTGAAACAATGGCTTCTTCTTTACGCAAAATCTGGCTTTCTGGTGCAGAAGCACTAGGCATGACTAACTGCCTTAACTTCGCTTCCCCCGAAAAGCCTGAAAAGTTTTATGAACTTGAATATTGTATAAAAGGACTTGCAGATACATCACGTGAACTTGGCTGTCCCGTTGTTTCTGGTAACGTTAGCCTTTATAACGAAACTCCGCTGGGGTCCATTTATCCTACCCCACTGGTGGTTACTGCAGGGTTGATACTTAACAGAGATAATATTCTCAAATCAGGAAAAACGAAAGAGTCTGATAAGATTTATCTAGTTGGAAACATAGACGGATCACTAGGGGCCTCGCGTTACCAGAAAATAAAAAACAAAAAACCTTTAGGTAAAACTGTTGAACCTAATTATTTAAATGAGAAATTGTTCAAAGAACGTGCAATACAAACAGCTCATAAAAAAACGGCAAATTCGGGGAGAGTCATATCTGGCGGCGGCATAGCTGTAGCTTTAGCCAATGAAGCTATTGACTCTGAAATAGGTATGAAAATTGACCTTAAACCACATACGACAATTGAATCCCTTCTTTTCTCAGAGGGGGGAGCGCGTGCTGTATATTCTGTTCCAGAAGAAAATTCTACGGAATTTGAAATGATATGGGAAGGATTTCCTTTCCTCTGCATTGGTAGAGCAACGGGAAAATCTTTTTCATGGGATAACATTTTTTCAGTTTCTCTAGAAGAAATAACAAAGGCTTTTAATAGAGAGGAATAA
- the purQ gene encoding phosphoribosylformylglycinamidine synthase subunit PurQ, with translation MKTSVIVFPGSNHYSDVERAVSETLDIQVDFIWHEETSLPNKPDLVILPGGSSYGDYLRGGALASRSPIMNAVKEHANSGKMLLGISNGFQILTETHLLPGSLMPNESLRFICKKTYLRIEQTKNIFTQKYNSGDIVQFPIAHYQGLYFLPPKELQELEEAEQVVFRYADPLTGNAGSEFAPNGSLNGIAGVCNKNGNVLGLMPHPERATFPHLNGGADGISFWNSIFNAFTERGGF, from the coding sequence ATGAAAACCTCAGTTATTGTTTTTCCAGGCAGTAACCACTATTCAGATGTCGAACGTGCCGTATCTGAAACATTAGATATACAAGTTGACTTTATCTGGCATGAAGAAACATCCCTTCCTAACAAGCCAGATCTTGTCATTTTACCAGGAGGAAGCTCATATGGTGACTATCTCCGAGGAGGAGCTCTCGCCTCACGTTCTCCTATAATGAATGCCGTGAAAGAACACGCGAATTCTGGCAAAATGCTCCTAGGTATTAGCAATGGTTTTCAAATACTAACAGAAACGCACTTACTTCCCGGTAGCCTCATGCCTAACGAGTCTCTTCGTTTTATTTGTAAAAAAACATATTTAAGAATTGAGCAAACTAAGAATATTTTCACGCAAAAATATAATAGCGGAGATATTGTTCAATTCCCTATAGCGCATTATCAAGGTCTTTATTTCCTACCCCCCAAAGAACTTCAAGAATTAGAAGAAGCAGAACAAGTCGTATTTAGATATGCTGATCCTTTGACAGGCAATGCGGGAAGCGAATTCGCACCTAATGGCTCACTAAACGGAATAGCTGGTGTTTGCAATAAAAATGGCAACGTTTTGGGACTAATGCCCCATCCGGAACGCGCTACCTTCCCACATTTAAATGGTGGTGCAGATGGAATTTCATTCTGGAACTCCATTTTTAATGCTTTTACTGAAAGAGGTGGATTTTAA
- the purS gene encoding phosphoribosylformylglycinamidine synthase subunit PurS, whose protein sequence is MIFEAAIHITPREGVLDIQGKAVKKTLIRMNYSNLQEVTVGKIIKLKLEAENIESAKKSTESICKDLLVNELTETYSVSIENLS, encoded by the coding sequence ATGATTTTTGAGGCTGCAATTCATATCACACCACGAGAAGGGGTTCTTGACATCCAAGGTAAAGCGGTAAAAAAAACTCTAATACGCATGAATTATTCTAATTTACAAGAGGTAACGGTCGGGAAGATTATTAAACTAAAATTAGAGGCAGAGAATATTGAAAGTGCAAAAAAGTCTACAGAGTCAATATGTAAAGACTTGCTTGTTAATGAACTAACAGAAACATATTCTGTCTCAATTGAGAACTTAAGTTAA
- the hydE gene encoding [FeFe] hydrogenase H-cluster radical SAM maturase HydE: MNNLKTIDFLAENKELCKKDLISLIATFDEDDRKYAAQKAVEVSKNIFDNKIFLRGLIEITNFCNKNCFYCGIRRENQRAERYRLSVEDIIKCCELGYKQGLRTFVLQGGEDAFFSDELVVQIIRKIKTRFSDCAVTLSLGEKSKESYKKLFNAGADRYLLRHESISSSHYKKLHPKEFSIQSRTRCLYDLKEIGYQTGCGFMVGSPYQTNENIVADLLFIKKFSPAMIGIGPFIPHKDTPFHSQKAGSAKLTLFLLSLIRLMLPDVLLPTTTALSTLDDYGIELGVLSGANVVMPNLTPYKARKNYLLYDNKKGTTNENDENAILIIEKLKRIGYTVPVDRGDYIKR; encoded by the coding sequence ATGAATAATCTTAAAACAATAGATTTTTTAGCTGAGAATAAAGAGCTATGTAAGAAAGATCTTATATCACTAATTGCGACTTTTGATGAGGATGATAGAAAATATGCTGCTCAAAAAGCAGTAGAAGTTTCAAAAAATATATTTGATAATAAGATTTTTTTAAGAGGACTTATAGAAATTACCAATTTCTGTAATAAAAATTGTTTTTATTGTGGCATAAGAAGAGAGAACCAAAGGGCAGAGCGCTATCGCCTCTCAGTTGAAGATATTATCAAGTGTTGTGAGCTAGGATATAAACAGGGACTTCGTACTTTTGTTCTGCAGGGAGGTGAAGACGCATTTTTTTCAGATGAGTTAGTAGTGCAGATAATTAGAAAAATAAAAACACGCTTTTCTGATTGTGCAGTAACCTTATCATTAGGAGAAAAAAGCAAGGAATCGTATAAAAAATTATTTAACGCCGGAGCGGATAGATACCTTTTAAGGCACGAAAGCATTTCGTCTAGTCACTATAAAAAACTTCACCCAAAAGAGTTCAGCATACAGAGCAGAACACGCTGTCTTTATGATCTAAAAGAGATTGGTTACCAAACCGGTTGTGGTTTTATGGTTGGCTCTCCATATCAGACAAATGAGAATATAGTTGCTGATCTATTATTTATAAAAAAGTTTTCTCCGGCTATGATTGGTATCGGTCCGTTTATACCGCATAAGGATACGCCATTTCATTCTCAAAAAGCAGGAAGTGCAAAATTAACTTTATTTTTACTCAGTCTCATAAGATTAATGTTGCCGGATGTCTTGCTGCCCACAACGACGGCCTTAAGTACATTAGATGATTATGGTATAGAGCTGGGAGTTCTATCAGGGGCTAATGTGGTAATGCCTAATTTAACACCTTATAAAGCAAGAAAAAACTATCTTCTATATGATAATAAAAAGGGTACAACAAACGAAAATGACGAGAACGCAATATTAATAATAGAGAAATTAAAGAGAATAGGATATACAGTCCCTGTGGATCGCGGGGATTATATCAAACGATAA
- a CDS encoding cytidylate kinase-like family protein, which yields MNIRVITVSREFGSGGRTIARMIANSLGINYYDGELVTKIAKESGLAEEFIQESGEYACTTNEFFFNISNCKDSSSPSLSDQLFVIQNNIISDLAQRESCVIVGRCADFILKERKDCLHTFFHADMAFRAKRITQLYGETKHSPFQRLEEKDKKRSVYYKYYTGKQWGLAQNYHISLNTGVVGINQCAEFVVNIVKNAHNIIL from the coding sequence ATGAATATTCGAGTGATTACCGTCAGTCGCGAGTTTGGAAGCGGAGGACGCACAATAGCTAGAATGATTGCAAACAGTCTTGGTATAAATTATTATGATGGAGAACTTGTGACTAAAATTGCAAAAGAAAGTGGTCTTGCGGAAGAGTTCATTCAAGAGTCAGGTGAGTACGCTTGTACTACAAATGAGTTTTTCTTCAATATTTCAAATTGTAAGGATAGTTCTAGTCCTTCATTATCTGACCAACTGTTTGTTATTCAAAATAACATAATCTCCGATTTAGCGCAAAGAGAAAGCTGTGTAATTGTTGGTCGTTGTGCTGATTTTATACTAAAGGAAAGGAAAGACTGTTTACATACTTTTTTCCACGCAGATATGGCTTTCCGAGCCAAGAGAATTACTCAGTTATATGGAGAAACAAAACATTCTCCATTCCAGCGTTTAGAAGAAAAAGATAAAAAACGTTCCGTATACTACAAATACTATACTGGCAAACAGTGGGGTTTAGCACAAAATTATCACATCTCACTAAATACAGGAGTGGTTGGAATCAATCAATGTGCAGAGTTTGTGGTGAATATAGTAAAAAATGCACATAATATAATCTTATAA
- a CDS encoding NAD-dependent malic enzyme: MSENIYKRSLDLHKKLKGKLSVSCRKTVDTMEDLALVYTPGVAEPCRAIKENPELLWDVTIKNNLVAVITDGTAVLGLGDIGAAAGMPVMEGKSCLFKRFAGIDSIPLAVTTTDVDEFVNIVSKISTSFGGINLEDISAPRCFEIEKKLKEKVDIPVFHDDQHGTAVICLAALHNALRLVGKKIGDVRIIMGGAGAAGICIAKYLLSAGAKDVIVCNRKGAISSSDIDGLRDSHVEVSRITNPYKLTGSVADVVRGADVFIGVSVPGILTSEMVQTMNQDAIVFALANPIPEIFPEDAIAAGAAVVATGRSDYPNQVNNCLGFPGIFRGALDVRAREINEEMKLAASRALSELISDEELTKDYIIPNVLDVRVVSAVANAVSKAARETGVARI, encoded by the coding sequence ATGTCGGAAAATATATATAAAAGATCTTTAGATTTGCATAAGAAGCTTAAGGGAAAGTTGAGTGTATCTTGTAGGAAAACTGTAGATACAATGGAGGATTTGGCTCTTGTATATACTCCCGGAGTGGCAGAGCCTTGTAGGGCAATTAAAGAAAACCCCGAATTATTGTGGGATGTAACGATAAAGAATAACCTCGTAGCTGTGATAACAGACGGAACCGCTGTACTAGGACTAGGAGACATTGGAGCTGCTGCAGGTATGCCGGTTATGGAAGGCAAAAGTTGTTTGTTTAAAAGATTCGCAGGCATAGATTCTATTCCACTTGCTGTAACAACAACAGACGTTGATGAATTCGTTAATATAGTCTCCAAAATATCGACATCTTTTGGGGGCATAAATTTAGAGGATATTTCTGCTCCTCGTTGTTTTGAAATTGAAAAAAAATTGAAAGAAAAAGTTGATATTCCAGTATTTCATGACGATCAGCATGGAACAGCTGTAATCTGCCTTGCCGCTTTACATAACGCATTGCGCTTAGTAGGGAAAAAAATTGGGGATGTTCGCATAATTATGGGTGGTGCTGGTGCAGCGGGTATTTGTATCGCAAAATACTTACTCTCTGCAGGAGCAAAGGATGTTATCGTTTGTAATAGAAAAGGAGCAATCTCATCAAGTGATATAGATGGGCTTAGGGACTCTCATGTAGAAGTTTCTAGAATAACAAATCCCTATAAGTTAACCGGAAGTGTAGCGGATGTTGTCAGAGGAGCAGACGTATTCATAGGTGTTTCTGTTCCGGGGATATTAACAAGTGAAATGGTTCAAACGATGAACCAAGATGCGATAGTGTTTGCGCTGGCAAATCCCATACCAGAAATTTTTCCCGAAGATGCAATTGCTGCAGGAGCTGCTGTGGTAGCTACAGGTCGTAGCGACTATCCAAACCAAGTAAATAACTGTCTCGGTTTCCCTGGAATTTTCAGAGGTGCACTCGATGTACGAGCAAGAGAAATTAACGAAGAAATGAAATTAGCGGCCTCTAGAGCTTTATCAGAGTTAATTAGCGATGAAGAGCTAACCAAAGACTATATAATCCCGAATGTGTTAGATGTCAGAGTAGTATCGGCAGTAGCGAATGCTGTTTCAAAAGCAGCAAGGGAAACTGGTGTGGCTCGGATTTAG
- the lysA gene encoding diaminopimelate decarboxylase, with the protein MESFVDSLTAESIINKYGSPVYVYNEKILRERCRDLIGAFRGKILPSYSVKANNNISLLKIIKEEGLRADAMSPGEIFLLEQAGFISEEIFYISNNVTQEEMQYAIDKGILISVDSLSQLELYGQINRGGRVAVRFNPGIGAGHSKKVITAGEGTKFGVQAEFWAEVKAIIKKHHLDLVGVNQHIGSLFLEPTLYIQAAENLLNLVREHFPGLNFIDFGGGFGVPYKATESRFDFDEFSKLFLPILDKFIETYDNKCVQFKCEPGRYIVAECCSILGRVTALKDNYGQNYVGTDIGFNVIMRPLLYDSYHEIKIHSVGKGVVNLEGPVHVVGNICESGDILAHNRDIGPVKIGDIIEVMTAGAYVYSMASNYNCRLRPPEILIREDGSIVKIRERDTLEGLLQNFSVC; encoded by the coding sequence ATGGAGAGCTTTGTTGATTCTTTAACAGCAGAAAGTATAATAAATAAATACGGATCGCCTGTATATGTTTACAATGAAAAGATTTTGCGAGAAAGATGCAGAGATCTTATAGGTGCATTTAGAGGGAAAATCCTCCCAAGCTATTCCGTCAAAGCGAACAATAATATATCGCTGCTAAAAATAATAAAAGAAGAGGGACTTAGGGCAGATGCTATGTCTCCCGGAGAAATTTTTTTGCTTGAACAGGCAGGATTTATTTCGGAAGAGATTTTCTATATAAGCAATAATGTTACACAAGAAGAAATGCAGTATGCAATAGATAAAGGGATATTGATAAGTGTAGACTCTCTCTCTCAACTTGAATTGTACGGACAGATAAACAGAGGTGGTAGAGTTGCCGTTCGATTTAATCCCGGAATTGGTGCGGGCCATAGCAAAAAAGTTATAACTGCAGGAGAAGGCACAAAGTTTGGCGTTCAGGCAGAATTTTGGGCAGAAGTGAAAGCGATAATAAAAAAACATCATCTGGACTTGGTCGGCGTAAACCAGCATATAGGTTCGTTGTTTCTTGAGCCCACTCTTTATATTCAAGCGGCTGAGAACTTATTAAATTTGGTGAGGGAACACTTCCCAGGATTAAATTTTATTGATTTTGGTGGAGGGTTCGGGGTTCCTTACAAAGCAACTGAAAGTAGATTTGATTTCGATGAATTTAGTAAGTTGTTTCTACCAATTTTGGATAAGTTTATTGAGACCTATGATAATAAGTGCGTTCAATTTAAATGTGAGCCGGGACGCTATATAGTAGCTGAATGTTGTTCTATCTTAGGAAGAGTTACAGCACTAAAGGATAACTATGGGCAAAACTATGTAGGAACAGATATAGGGTTTAATGTAATCATGAGGCCATTGCTTTACGATTCATATCATGAAATAAAAATCCATAGTGTAGGCAAGGGAGTAGTAAATCTTGAAGGGCCAGTACATGTGGTCGGGAATATATGCGAAAGCGGAGATATCTTAGCTCACAATAGAGATATTGGTCCTGTGAAGATTGGAGATATTATTGAAGTAATGACGGCGGGAGCATACGTATATTCCATGGCCTCAAACTATAATTGTCGCTTAAGGCCTCCTGAAATTTTGATAAGAGAAGATGGAAGTATTGTTAAGATAAGAGAGCGTGACACACTTGAGGGCTTATTGCAAAATTTTTCTGTCTGTTAG